The DNA region GATCTTGTCGAACTCGCCCGTCACGTCCCGGTAGTCGCGGAGTTCCAGCGTGACGAGGTGTTCCAGGCCCGCCGCCCTCACCCGCGCCCGGCCCTCGTGAAGCTGCGCCTCCGAGAGCGTCACGCCGAGCACCCGCACCCCGTACCTCTGCGCCGCGTAGACCGCCAGCCCACCCCACCCGCACCCGATGTCGAGGAGGCGTTCGCCCTCCTTCAGGCGCAGCTTGCGGCAGATCAGCTCCAGCTTGGCCTCCTGCGCCTCGTCGAGGGTCTCCGTGCCGCGCGGGAAGTAGGCGCACGAGTAAACCATCCGTGTGTCCAGCCACATCTTGTAAAAATCGTTGGACACGTCGTAATGTGCCTGCACCGCTTGCCGGTCACGCTCGCGGCTGTGGGCCTCGCCGTGCAGCCGGGCCAGGGGCGTGGGAGGTCTGGCGTTGGCCCCCCGGCGCAGGACCCTCACGTCGCGCAGCAGGGAGGCCACCTGCGCCGGGGAGAAGTGCGGATTCAAGGTGTCGGCCAGCCCCACAATCCTCCCGAAGTCCCCCTCGATGTCGAAGTCGCCGCGCAGGTACGCCTCGCCGAGCGCCACGTCGAGCGGAAGACGGAGCATCCGGCCCAGCGACTCCGGGGAGTTCAGGACGAGCCGGGCGGCGGGCTCGGGCGTGGAGGCGGGGAGTTCATGGCCGTCCCACAGCCGCACCGCGAAGGGCCGCTCGGGGGGAAGCACGGCGGTCAGCACGCGCCGGGCCGCCTCCAGCAGTTGCGCCTCGCCCGGCCGGGTGCGGGCGCGGGCGACCACCACGGCCCCCAGGGCGGTGAGCACGGCGGCCAGCCCCATCGTCTGAGCGGAGGTGGCGGGCGAGGGGTTGGGCTGAAAACGGGGCGGGTCAGAGGGGGACATGGGACCTCCAAAGGGGTGGGAGAAGTGCCGTTCAGGATAGTGCCCGTCCGTCCCGGCGCTTCCGGGCGCTATCCTTCGCGGACGCCACAGCACCTGCAACACATTGAGAAGAGGGCCGGGAGGGCCCCGGGGGGAGCATGACGAACATCGGATCAGGTCCGGGCAGGTCGAGGCAGACGCGGGTCTACGTGCGCGGACTGGGCGGCGAGCGCCCGCGCGTGCCGGTGGGCCCCGACAGGCTCGAAGCGGCGGCCCGCGCGAAACTGAGCGCCCCCGACTTCGCCTACCTCGCGGGCGGGGCGGGCACCGAGCGGACGATGCGGGCGAATCTCGCCGCCTTCGAGCGGGTGCAACTCCTGCCCCGAATGCTGAGCGGCACCCGCGAGCGCGACCTGAGCGTCGAGCTGCTGGGCCTGACCTTTCCCACGCCCCTCCTGCTCGCCCCGGTCGGCGTTCTGGAGTGCGCCCACCCCCAGGCCGACCTCGCCGTGGCCCGTGCCGCCGCCCAGGAGGGCGTGCCCTTCGTCTTCAGCTCCCAGGCGTCGGTCCCGATGGAAGCGTGCGCGAAGGCGATGGGCGACTCGCCCCGCCTCTTCCAGCTCTACTGGGGCACCGACGACGAGGTGACCCGCTCCTTCGTCCGCCGGGCCGAGGCCTGCGGGGCGCGGGCCATCGTGCTCACCCTCGACACCACGCTGCTGGGGTGGCGGCCCCGCGACCTCGACCTGGGGCACCTGCCCTTCCTGCGCGGGCGCGGCATCGCCCAGTACCTCAGCGACCCGTTGTTCCGCTCGCGGCTGGACACACCCCTGCCCGCCCCCGCCGTCCAGCCGCCCCGCACGCCCGCCCTGCTGCGCGCCGGGGCCGAACTCGCCGCCAAGGGCCGCGCCTTCGGTCTCACCCCCACCCAGATGCGCGCCGCCGCCGCCCGCTTCACCGCCACCTACACCCGCCCCGACCTCGGCTGGGACGACGTGAGCCGCCTGCGCGAGTGGACCCGGCTGCCCCTGCTCCTCAAGGGCATCCTCCACCCGGAAGACGCCCGCGAGGCCGCCCGGCGGGGGGTAGACGGCCTCATCGTGAGCAACCACGGTGGGCGCCAGATCGACGGGGAGGTGGCCGCCCTCGACGCCCTGCCCGGCGTGGTCTCGGCGGCGGGGAGCCTGCCCGTCCTCTTCGACAGCGGCGTCCGCACGGGGTCGGACGTGGCGAAAGCACTCGCGCTGGGGGCGCGGGCCGTGCTCCTCGGGCGGCCCTACGTCTACGGCCTCGCGGTGGCGGGGGAGGCGGGGGTGCGGGAAGTTATTCAAAACGTCCTGGCCGAACTCGACCTCACCCTGGGCCTGCTGGGCGTGCGGGCGGCCCGCGATCTTGGACCGGGGCACCTCGTCCCCCTTGCCTCACAGACACAGCCCTGACCCGACCCGGTATCCTGCGGGGCGTGCATAAGCAACTTGCTCTCATGACCGCGCTCCTGCTGGGCGCGGCGGGCGCGCAGACCGTGGACCTGCGCATCCTGGAGACGACCGACCTCCACACCAACGCGCTGGGCTACGACTACTACCAGGACAAGCCCACAGGCGAGTTCGGGTTCGAGTACACGGCCACCCTGATCAAGCAGGCACGGGACGAGAAGCGCAACACCCTGCTCTACGACAACGGCGACCTGATCCAGGGCACGCCGCTGGGCGACCTCGTGGCGCGGGTGCAGCCGCTTAGGCCCGGCCAGCTCCACCCCATGCACGCGGCGATGCGCGTGTTGAAGTACGACGCGGGTAACCTCGGCAACCACGAGTTCAACTACGGCCTGCCCTTCCTCCAGCAGGTGCTCGCCGCCGCGCCGATGCCGTACGTCAGCGCGAACGCCTACAAGGACGACGGCACCGGCAAGCCCGGCGAGAACGCCTTCACCCCCTACGTGATCCAGCGCAAGGTCGTCTACGACACCGAGGGACGCCCTTACGTCCTCAACGTGGGTGTGATCGGCCTGCTGCCCCCGCAGATCGTGAACTGGGACAAGACCAACCTCGACGGCAAGATCGTCACCGCCGACATCGTGGAGACCGCCCGCAAGTTCGTCCCGCAGATGAAGGCGCAGGGGGCCGACATCGTGGTTGCCATCGCCCACAGCGGCATCAGCGCCGACTACCAGCCGGGCCAGGAGAACGTCGCCGCCGAACTCACGAGGGTGGACGGCATCGACGTGGTCCTCAGCGGCCACAGCCACCAGGAGTTCCCCGGGCCGGTGTACAAGAGCATCCCCGGCGCCGATGTCACCAAGGGCACCATCAACGGCAAGCCCGTCGTGATGGCCGGGTTCTGGGGCAACGACCTCGGCATCGTGGACCTGAAGCTGGGCTACGACCGCAAGACCCAGAAGTGGACCATCGCGGACGGTACGGGCAGCCTGCGCCCAATTTGGGACAAGACGGCGAAGAAGAGCCTCGTCACCCCCGACCCTCGCATCGCCAGCGCGGTCAAACAGGCGCACGAGGCCACCCTGGCCTACGTGCGCGGCAAGGTCGCCGACCTCGCGGCCCCCATCAACTCCTACTGGGCGCTCGTGCAGGACGACCCCAGCGTGCAACTCGTGAGCAACGCGCAGACCGCCTACGTGAAGGCCGCGTTGAGCAACACCCAGTACAAGGACCTGCCGGTGCTCTCCGCCGCCGCGCCCTTCAAGGCCGGGGGCCGGGGCGGGGCGAGCTACTACACCGACATCCCCGCCGGGACGCTCGCTATCAAGAACGTCGCCGACCTGTACGTGTACCCCAACACCGTGCAAGCCGTCCTCGTGAACGGCGCGGGCGTGCAGGAGTGGCTGGAGCGCGCCGCCGGGCAGTTCAAGCAGATCGATCCCAGCAAGACCGAGCCGCAGGCCCTGGTGGACGACTCCTTCCCCACCTACAACTTCGACATCCTCGACGGGGTGACGTACGAGATCGACGTGACCCAGCCCTCCCGCTACAACAGCAAGGGCGAGCTGGTGAATGAGGGCGCCCGCCGCATCAAGAACTTGCAATACCAGGGCAAGCCCATCGACCCCAATGCGCAGTTCGTGATCGCCACGAACAACTACCGCGCCTCGGGCGGCGGCTCCTTTCCCGGCTTGAACGGCAAGAACATCATCCTCCAGGCCCCCGACGAGACCCGCCAGGCCCTGATCTCCTACTTCCAGCAGCAGAAGACGGTGAACCCCACCGCCGACGGCAATTGGAAGCTCACCCCGATTCCTGGCGCGACCCTGCTCTACGTGAGCAGCCCGAACGCCCAGAAGTCCCTGCCCGCTGGGGCGACGCTGCTGCGCACGCGCGAGGACGGGTTCGCGGAGTACACGATCAAGTTCTGAACGCGCACGAAAGAAGAAAGAACCGCACCGAATAGGGTGCGGCTCTTTTTAATGCCCGGTGATCACGCCGGGTTCTTGGGGCCTACTTCTCGCTCACGTTCACCAACCCGCCGGGGTACAGCTCCACGACGCCCGTGACGAGGTCTTGCACCAAGAAGTCGTGACGGTAGGAGCCCGCCTTGTTGAAGGCAGCGCCGTCTCCAATGACGCTGCCTGGAGCCGCGTCTGTCTCGATTCCGACGAGGGTTGGAATCTCCCGGGCCAGACCTTCCCCGTTGCTGTCGTACCACAGGGAGATGATGCGGGTGGGGTTCACGTTCGTCCCCTGGATCTGCCAGATCGCGGAGGCCGGGGTAAACTTGCTGGCCGCGCTCTCGTAGGTGGTGGTGACCACGGGACTCAGATTGGCAATCCCCGCGCTGCTCCGGTCCACGAGCACGTTGATTTCCTTGATGTTGCTGTTTCCCGCCGCGTCGGTGGCCGTCACGCGCATCACGTAGTTACCGTTCTCGACGAACGGTTGCCCATCGATGAGCACGCCCGTATCGAAGACGCGGTAGAAGAGCCCGGCCTTTCCGATGGGAAAGTTGAAGTTGTACGCGGATGTGTTGCAGGTCTGGGTAGATAGCTTGGTGGCCTGGTCGCAGGTGAACTGGAGCTGCACCTGTTGAATTGCGTCGCTGTCGCTGACCTGAACGGCGATGGCGCTCTTGCGGGTGAGAACAGGGCGGCTGCTGCTCTGGGGGTTGTTGGTATCGCTGCCGTAGAACGCGGGTAGGATGATGTTCACTGCGGGAGGAACGTTGATCTGGGAGAGGTTCGAGACCTTGTTGACCGCCGTGAGAGTACGGCTGGTGCTCTCACCGCTCAGCAGGACGTCTGTACGCGCCCGCAAGGTGTAGGTCCCATTGAGGTACTGGGTGGCGTTGAAGTCCACACTCAGCTTCGCCTGGTACAAACCCTCGTTTACCTTGCTCAAAGTTCCGGTCTGGGTCGTCACGAGTTGCCCACGCGAGTCGATAACGTCGAGCGCAATGTTGCCCGCCTCTGTCGTGAAGCTGAAGCCCGTGTTGTTGCGGCGGACCTGAACCGTCACGTCCGTGATCCCTGTCACGTCTCCGCCGTTGGCGGGAGTGACGATGGTAAGGGTCGGAGCGACCAAGTTGCTGATCTGTACCGTGCTGACGCCGCTCGTGCCGCGCTGGTCCGTCGCGTCGATAGCGATGGCCCGCAGCCTCAAGGCTCCGTCCGGGAACTTCGTGGTGTCGATGTTGAAGGTGGCGTTCTCGCTCGCAGCCGTGTAGGTCGTGGTGTCCACAATGCCGTTCGCGTCGGTGACCTCCAGAATCAACTGCTTCACGGCGACCCCAGGCGCCACTCCCGCCGAGGCGGTGATGCTGAGCACGTTGCTGTAGGGCTGCGTGCCGGTGTTGTTGATCAGCAGGACCGGGGTGGGGGCGGGCGTCTCCTTGGAACTGGCCTGGTAGTTGACCGTGAAGGTGCGGCTGGTGCTGTTCCCCACGGCATCGACCGCGACCACCGTGTAAGACGCGCTGCCTGCGGCGCCGCCGCTGACGTCCGCCGTGACGCTGCCCGTCCCCGAGCCGACAAGGGTGCTGCCCCGGTACACGTTCAGGGTCACGCCCGCGACGTTGTCGGTCGCGCTGGCCGTCAGAGTCCCCGTCGCGCCGACCACTAGATTCGCGCTCGCTCCCTCTGCAAGGGCCGCTCCGTTGAGCGCGACGGTGCCCAGGACGGGTGCAGTAGCGTCTACCGTAAAGTTGGTCTGTGCGCTCGTGCTGGCACCCCCATCGTCCGTCGCCTTGACGGTGAGGGTGTACGTTCCTCCCGTCAGGCTGGGCAGCGTAAGGGGCAGCCGGGCCTTGACCTCCTCACCGCTGAACTTGCCGTTGGAAATAACCTTCGAGCCCTGCGCGACCGTCCACTCGATCCGGCTGACGGTGCCGTCCGAGTCGCTGACGTTCAACGTGAACTGTGCGCTGGGGCCGACCACGACCGCCGTGCCCAGCTTCGCGCCGCTGGCGCTCAGAATGCTGGCCTCAGGGGCCTGATTGCTGCCGCTGGTGGAGGCCGAGGTGCCAGGCGTCGTGCCACCGCACGCGGCGAGCAGCAGGGGGAGGGTGAGGGCCAGGGCGCAGAGAGGGCGGGGGGTCATCAAATTCACTCCTCGGAAGTCGTCAAGTTGCAGGTCACAGCAAGAGGCGCATTTTGCACCTGGAGCGGTGTGATGCTGCGATTCAGGTCGTCACGGCCGGTAAGGGTGACGTTGAGTTTGAGGGTGGGACAGTTTGTGCCGCTGGAGGCGACATACTCCTCCACTACAGCGCTCGCTACCGAGTCATTTAAAAGAACGAGACTTCCCAAATCGACGTTCCGGGGGTACGGCGTTTTGAGCGTTCCTGCGCATTGATCGGTAGAGGTGATCAGGGTTGCATCGGCACTACTGGTTTGGCAGGCGTAGCCGCTCATGACATGTGTAGACACGCCTCGCTGGGCCTGCCCTTCGCTTCCCCCGAATCGTGTCCCGGCACTGTCCTTAACCGTGAGCTGGTACCCATCGAGTGTGACTCCCAGGCTGCTAGGAGCGACCACGAGGCGTAGCGAAGGCTGCTTGATCTCGTATTCGGTCTCGAGGCGCTTCAACGCCCCTGTCTGAGCGTTAACCACCTGATTAACGGTCACGGTGATCCCCGCGTTGTC from Deinococcus aetherius includes:
- a CDS encoding SAM-dependent methyltransferase, coding for MSPSDPPRFQPNPSPATSAQTMGLAAVLTALGAVVVARARTRPGEAQLLEAARRVLTAVLPPERPFAVRLWDGHELPASTPEPAARLVLNSPESLGRMLRLPLDVALGEAYLRGDFDIEGDFGRIVGLADTLNPHFSPAQVASLLRDVRVLRRGANARPPTPLARLHGEAHSRERDRQAVQAHYDVSNDFYKMWLDTRMVYSCAYFPRGTETLDEAQEAKLELICRKLRLKEGERLLDIGCGWGGLAVYAAQRYGVRVLGVTLSEAQLHEGRARVRAAGLEHLVTLELRDYRDVTGEFDKIASVGMAEHVGRRNMPEYFAAAHRVLKPGGLMMNHAISDGLGQAKVSNLIQSGNFARRYVFPDGELLPIWETLRYADAALFEVRDVENLREHYARTTTEWARRLEAREAEARAELGEERYRLWRIYLHACGYYFSAGHLSIFQTLLAKPDERRHVPLPASRGDVYADGRL
- a CDS encoding lactate 2-monooxygenase — translated: MTNIGSGPGRSRQTRVYVRGLGGERPRVPVGPDRLEAAARAKLSAPDFAYLAGGAGTERTMRANLAAFERVQLLPRMLSGTRERDLSVELLGLTFPTPLLLAPVGVLECAHPQADLAVARAAAQEGVPFVFSSQASVPMEACAKAMGDSPRLFQLYWGTDDEVTRSFVRRAEACGARAIVLTLDTTLLGWRPRDLDLGHLPFLRGRGIAQYLSDPLFRSRLDTPLPAPAVQPPRTPALLRAGAELAAKGRAFGLTPTQMRAAAARFTATYTRPDLGWDDVSRLREWTRLPLLLKGILHPEDAREAARRGVDGLIVSNHGGRQIDGEVAALDALPGVVSAAGSLPVLFDSGVRTGSDVAKALALGARAVLLGRPYVYGLAVAGEAGVREVIQNVLAELDLTLGLLGVRAARDLGPGHLVPLASQTQP
- the cpdB gene encoding 2',3'-cyclic-nucleotide 2'-phosphodiesterase, giving the protein MTALLLGAAGAQTVDLRILETTDLHTNALGYDYYQDKPTGEFGFEYTATLIKQARDEKRNTLLYDNGDLIQGTPLGDLVARVQPLRPGQLHPMHAAMRVLKYDAGNLGNHEFNYGLPFLQQVLAAAPMPYVSANAYKDDGTGKPGENAFTPYVIQRKVVYDTEGRPYVLNVGVIGLLPPQIVNWDKTNLDGKIVTADIVETARKFVPQMKAQGADIVVAIAHSGISADYQPGQENVAAELTRVDGIDVVLSGHSHQEFPGPVYKSIPGADVTKGTINGKPVVMAGFWGNDLGIVDLKLGYDRKTQKWTIADGTGSLRPIWDKTAKKSLVTPDPRIASAVKQAHEATLAYVRGKVADLAAPINSYWALVQDDPSVQLVSNAQTAYVKAALSNTQYKDLPVLSAAAPFKAGGRGGASYYTDIPAGTLAIKNVADLYVYPNTVQAVLVNGAGVQEWLERAAGQFKQIDPSKTEPQALVDDSFPTYNFDILDGVTYEIDVTQPSRYNSKGELVNEGARRIKNLQYQGKPIDPNAQFVIATNNYRASGGGSFPGLNGKNIILQAPDETRQALISYFQQQKTVNPTADGNWKLTPIPGATLLYVSSPNAQKSLPAGATLLRTREDGFAEYTIKF
- a CDS encoding PKD domain-containing protein, with the translated sequence MTPRPLCALALTLPLLLAACGGTTPGTSASTSGSNQAPEASILSASGAKLGTAVVVGPSAQFTLNVSDSDGTVSRIEWTVAQGSKVISNGKFSGEEVKARLPLTLPSLTGGTYTLTVKATDDGGASTSAQTNFTVDATAPVLGTVALNGAALAEGASANLVVGATGTLTASATDNVAGVTLNVYRGSTLVGSGTGSVTADVSGGAAGSASYTVVAVDAVGNSTSRTFTVNYQASSKETPAPTPVLLINNTGTQPYSNVLSITASAGVAPGVAVKQLILEVTDANGIVDTTTYTAASENATFNIDTTKFPDGALRLRAIAIDATDQRGTSGVSTVQISNLVAPTLTIVTPANGGDVTGITDVTVQVRRNNTGFSFTTEAGNIALDVIDSRGQLVTTQTGTLSKVNEGLYQAKLSVDFNATQYLNGTYTLRARTDVLLSGESTSRTLTAVNKVSNLSQINVPPAVNIILPAFYGSDTNNPQSSSRPVLTRKSAIAVQVSDSDAIQQVQLQFTCDQATKLSTQTCNTSAYNFNFPIGKAGLFYRVFDTGVLIDGQPFVENGNYVMRVTATDAAGNSNIKEINVLVDRSSAGIANLSPVVTTTYESAASKFTPASAIWQIQGTNVNPTRIISLWYDSNGEGLAREIPTLVGIETDAAPGSVIGDGAAFNKAGSYRHDFLVQDLVTGVVELYPGGLVNVSEK